The stretch of DNA CCGACGCCGGGCGGCGGGAGCGGATGGCCGCCGCGGCCCGGGACGGCTCGAACGCCGGCGCCGCCGACGAGCTGGCCGCCTGGGTGCTCGACCTGTGCCCGGCCGCGGCCGGCCGACCGGCCTGACCCGGGCCCGATCGGCCGGTGCGCCCTGCCCCCGCGCGCCGGCCCCTCCCCCGAAGACGCACACCGCGATACGCACACGAGAAAGAATGAGGACGGACATGGGCTTCAGCGGACGCAAGGTCCTGGTCACCGGGGCCGAGGGCTTCATCGGCAGCACCCTGGTGGACCTGCTGCTGGCCGAGGGCGCCGAGGTGCGCGCCCTGGCGCACTACAAGCCGTACGGCTCAGCCGGGAACCTGGCCGGCAGGGAGAAGGACGTGGAGATCATCGCGGGCGACGTCCGCGACCCGGGGACGGTGGACGCCGCGGTGGCCGGCCGGGAGACGGTGTTCCACCTGGCCGCGCTGATCGGCATCCCCTACAGCTACCGGGCGCCCGACTCCTACGTGCAGACCAACGTGGTCGGCACGCACGCGGTGGCCGCCGCCTGCCTGCGGCACGGCGCGCGGCTGGTGCACACCTCCACCAGCGAGGTGTACGGGACGGCGCGCACCGCGCCGATCTCCGAGGAGCACCCGCTGCAGCCGCAGTCGCCCTACTCGGCCTCGAAGATCGGCGCGGACATGATGGCGCTCTCCTACCGGCACGCCTTCGACCTGCCGGTGTCGGTGGTGCGGCCGTTCAACGCCTACGGGCCCCGGCAGTCGGCGCGGGCGATCATCCCGGCGATCCTGCGCCAGCTGCACGCCGGCGCCCGCGAGCTGCGGCTGGGCGCGCTCACCCCGACCCGCGACTTCACCTACGCCGAGGACACCGCGCGCGGCTTCCTCGCGGTGGCCGGCAGCGACCGCGCCCTGGGCGAGGTGGTCAACGTCGGCAGCGGCAGGGAGATCTCCATCGGCGCGCTGGCGGAGCTGCTGATCGAGATCACCGGGGCCGACGCGACCGTGGTCGCCGACCCGGAGCGGATGCGCCCGGCCGGCAGCGAGGTGGAGCGGCTGCTGGCCGACTCGTCCAAGGCCCGCGAGCTGACCGGCTGGGAGCCGCGGGTGGGCCTGCGCGACGGGCTGGCCCGCACCTGCGCCTGGATTCGCGAGCAGGACCGCACCCCGGTCCGCTACGAGGTCTGACCCGGCCCCTGGCCGGCCGCCCCCGCACGCCGGGGCCGGCCCGGACACCCGGCCCGGTACCCGCCCGCCGGGCCGGCCGTCCCCCGACCCGCGGCACCCGTCGGCCCGCCCTGCCCTCGCGGGTGCGGCCGGAGGCGCCCCGGACGCCCGGTGCGCCATCGGCGGCGCCTTCCTCGACGCGCTCCGGCCCCGGTGCCGCCCCGGGGCCGTTCCCCGGCGCCCGGGACGGGCGCGGCCCCCTCGGCCCATGGCCGCTCCGAGAACCGGCCGCCGGTTCTCAGCGGCCTCTCAGCTTCACCCCGGAGACTGCCTCCCGTGGGCCGCCGACCCGGCCCGGGGTGTCCGCGGGGGTGGACTCCGGGCCGGGCGGCGGTTTTTTCAGACCGCGGGCGTTTCGGAGCCGGCACCGGTGCCTCGCGCCGCTGGACCGGCGGAGAAGGCGACGTCGCGGCACCCCCGGTTTCGGACGGTCACTATTTCCGGGCCCGCGCACGGATCGGAGCTCAGGAGATCCGCCTGGCCCCGGTGAAGTGCGCATCGAAGTAATCGGCCATCCGGACGACCTGGATTTTCTTTCCGGAACTGGGCGCATGCACCATTCGGCCGTCGCCGAGAGCGA from Nocardiopsis composta encodes:
- a CDS encoding SDR family NAD(P)-dependent oxidoreductase, which codes for MGFSGRKVLVTGAEGFIGSTLVDLLLAEGAEVRALAHYKPYGSAGNLAGREKDVEIIAGDVRDPGTVDAAVAGRETVFHLAALIGIPYSYRAPDSYVQTNVVGTHAVAAACLRHGARLVHTSTSEVYGTARTAPISEEHPLQPQSPYSASKIGADMMALSYRHAFDLPVSVVRPFNAYGPRQSARAIIPAILRQLHAGARELRLGALTPTRDFTYAEDTARGFLAVAGSDRALGEVVNVGSGREISIGALAELLIEITGADATVVADPERMRPAGSEVERLLADSSKARELTGWEPRVGLRDGLARTCAWIREQDRTPVRYEV